One genomic region from Populus nigra chromosome 8, ddPopNigr1.1, whole genome shotgun sequence encodes:
- the LOC133701704 gene encoding trihelix transcription factor ASR3-like, which translates to MALEQQLNLTPTQNSVDGERTNGVDTSIRDGGDDGNKAPRLPRWTRQEILVLIQGKRVAENRVRRGRASGMGIGPGQVEPKWASVSTYCKKHGVNRGPVQCRKRWSNLAGDYKKIKEWEASIRDETESFWFMRNDLRRERKLPGFFDREVYDILDGGGGGGTVQGLALALAPSSAAVEAETVAEGVVFDSGRSAAAEDGLFSDFEQEEGGRSPDAVVKELQPIKAAVAIPTPISEKQYQPAPQASEAQGSLNDKRPSTNPEMGSASHEDRKRKRFAIDGGEETVSSHSHLIHVLERNGKMLTAQLEAQNTNYQLDREQRKDHADGLVAVLNKLADALGKIADKL; encoded by the exons atggcTCTAGAGCAGCAATTAAACTTAACCCCAACTCAAAACTCCGTTGACGGCGAAAGAACTAACGGCGTTGACACCAGCATCCGTGACGGCGGAGATGACGGGAACAAAGCACCGAGACTCCCTCGTTGGACCCGGCAAGAAATCCTAGTACTCATACAGGGCAAGAGAGTGGCAGAAAACAGAGTCCGAAGAGGTCGGGCGTCGGGTATGGGCATCGGGCCGGGTCAAGTGGAACCAAAATGGGCTTCAGTATCTACTTACTGTAAAAAACATGGGGTGAACCGGGGACCGGTTCAGTGTCGTAAAAGATGGAGCAATTTAGCTGGTGATTATAAGAAGATAAAGGAATGGGAGGCTTCAATAAGAGATGAAACGGAGTCGTTTTGGTTCATGAGGAATGATTTGAGAAGGGAAAGGAAGTTGCCTGGGTTTTTTGATAGGGAGGTCTATGATATACtcgatggtggtggtggtggtggtacgGTCCAGGGATTGGCACTAGCTTTGGCGCCATCTTCGGCGGCGGTAGAGGCGGAGACAGTAGCGGAGGGGGTGGTTTTTGATAGTGGACGGAGTGCAGCGGCGGAGGATGGGTTGTTTTCGGATTTTGAGCAAGAGGAAGGAGGAAGGAGTCCGGATGCGGTAGTTAAGGAGTTGCAGCCGATAAAGGCGGCGGTTGCTATTCCGACGCCGatttcag AGAAACAGTACCAACCAGCTCCACAAGCAAGTGAAGCTCAAG GTTCACTAAATGATAAGAGACCTTCTACAAATCCTGAGATGGGTTCTGCTTCACATGAGGATCGGAAACGAAAACGGTTTGCAATAGATGGGGGTGAGGAAACCGTCAGCTCACATAGCCATTTGATTCATGTCTTGGAAAGGAATGGCAAGATGCTGACCGCTCAGCTTGAAGCTCAGAACACCAATTATCAGTTGGACCGGGAGCAGAGGAAGGACCATGCAGATGGCTTGGTTGCTGTTCTTAATAAGCTTGCGGATGCCCTTGGGAAAATAGCTGATAAGTTGTAG
- the LOC133701703 gene encoding uncharacterized protein LOC133701703 has product MENSFRDRVDKIFGSLTPSSSSKPQPSSSNPQPSSSLQSGLWSLTDDAIERKEWKRDASSLSASFDRDEIPCAASFDKLKKGRKKKNFELDDDMDELDDDEDDGELNRSEDGLEDWEIRSSIGLDPTLDNEEEEDEYDKVAEGRENAGERMYMKDVTDQGSYLNYYNVISKSLHANRDSRANHLGAEIRLQEDQVEAQTLNSHNDCDKAIECQAKASNECGGGQLKSILKRKQYNSDFKSCKRVRFEPGCGTVHKEEASVEIQDISINTSSANDLVSEDRSFTVQNAPGVPDYLRNPSKYTRYSFDPSTEVDEKSNTRAYMDFSKLVKHSKSTESELEEASSDLPKSVTFIPKKKADEIKAVTSDSMVKQDKGHHNDHHANAPNFPISIAAGESQDSEAGAVAENEPERNIVDRNNSSHKPARRYRTKSSSDDFDP; this is encoded by the exons ATGGAGAACAGTTTCAGAGACCGAGTTGATAAAATCTTCGGCTCTCTCACGCCCTCTTCTTCGTCTAAACCACAACCTTCTTCGTCTAATCCACAACCTTCTTCGTCTCTCCAATCAGGTTTATGGTCTCTCACCGACGATGCGATCGAGAGGAAAGAGTGGAAGAGAGACGCTTCTTCTCTCTCTGCATCCTTCGATAGAGACGAAATACCGTGCGCCGCGTCTTTTGACAAGTTAAAAAAGGGGAGGAAAAAGAAGAACTTTGAGCTTGATGATGACATGGATGAGCTTGATGATGACGAAGACGATGGAGAGTTGAACCGGTCGGAAGATGGTTTGGAGGATTGGGAGATTCGATCCTCGATTGGTTTGGACCCTACTCTTGATAATGAG GAGGAAGAAGATGAGTATGATAAAGTGGCTGAGGGAAGAGAAAATGCTGGAGAGCGCATGTATATGAAGGATGTTACTGATCAAGGGTCTTATTTAAACTATTACAATGTGATTTCCAAGTCATTACATGCTAATAGGGATTCACGTGCCAATCACCTGGGAGCAGAAATTAGGCTGCAAGAAGATCAAGTTGAAGCTCAAACACTAAATTCTCACAATGATTGTGATAAAGCTATAGAATGCCAGGCAAAGGCATCCAACGAATGTGGTGGTGGGCAGCTGAAGTCTATATTGAAAAGGAAACAGTATAATTCAGATTTCAAGTCATGCAAACGTGTCAGGTTTGAACCTGGTTGTGGAACTGTGCATAAAGAAGAAGCATCGGTAGAAATTCAAGACATTTCCATCAACACCTCTTCAGCAAATGATTTGGTTTCAGAAGATCGATCCTTCACTGTTCAGAATGCTCCTGGAGTTCCAGATTATTTAAGGAATCCTTCAAAGTATACCCGTTACAGTTTTGATCCATCCACTGAAGTTGATGAAAAATCCAATACTCGAGCTTATATGGACTTTAGTAAGCTGGTCAAACATTCTAAATCCACAGAATCAGAGCTGGAGGAAGCTTCATCTGATCTTCCAAAATCGGTGACCTTTATCCCAAAGAAAAAGGCAGATGAAATAAAAGCTGTAACTAGTGACAGCATGGTTAAGCAGGATAAGGGACATCATAACGATCACCATGCGAATGCCCCAAACTTCCCTATTAGCATTGCAGCTGGGGAATCCCAAGATTCTGAAGCTGGTGCTGTGGCGGAAAATGAACCAGAAAGAAATATCGTAGACAGAAATAATAGTTCCCATAAACCTGCTCGCAGGTATCGAACAAAGTCAAGCTCGGATGACTTTGATCCTTGA